ATCCGCGTCAAGGACTTGCCCTGCAAGGTTGTGGGAGTGTTTGAAGCCAAGGGGATGGCGGCCACGGGCGGCGATCAGGACGATTTCGTGGTCCTGCCCTACACCACGGTGCAGAAGCGGATCACCGGAACCTTCTGGCTGGATGACATCTTCTGCTCCGCCACCTCGCGGGAAGCGATGCCGGAAGCTACCCGGGAGATCATCGCGCTCATGCGGGAGCGGCACCACATCCCGCCCGGCGGGGACGATGACTTCAACATCCGCAGCCCGGAAGACGTGATCCAGGCGCAGCTGGCCACCAGCCGCGTCCTGACCTTGCTGATGGCCAGCATCGCTTCCCTGTCGTTGCTGGTGGGCGGCATCGGCATCATGAACATCATGCTGGTGTCGGTGACGCAGCGCACGCGAGAGATCGGGGTGCGCCTGGCCCTGGGCGCCACCGAATGGGACGTGCAGTTGCAGTTCCTCAGCGAAGCCCTGGTCCTGAGCGCCCTGGGGGCATTCTTCGGCCTGCTGGCCGGACTAGGGTCTTCGGTGCTGGTGCAGCGGGTCTTCCAGTTCCCTACCAAGCTGACGCCCCAGATCCTGCTCATCGGGAGCCTCTTCTCCGCCGTGATCGGCTTGCTCTTCGGCTTTTACCCCGCGCGCAAGGCCTCCCGGCTGGACCCGGTCGAAGCCCTCCGCTACGAATAGGCGCCCGCTACCTGAGCAATACCCTCCACCGGTTGCAAGACGCTTTACATTTGCGGGATTCGCGTCTAGTGTTCTGCACCGGATCGGTTGCAACTGTGGATGTATCGCGCTTCGATATAGCGCGTTCGCCGTGGGAGCTGCATGCAGACAAGCCAACTGCAGATGGTGGACCAGTGCCGCACGTGCAGGCTGCGCGGCAGCGGGTTCTTCTGCGACCTGTCACCGGCCTGCGTGGCCGCCTTCGAGGCCATCAAGATCACGATCCCCTATTACGCGGGGGCGCTCCTCTTCGCCCAAGGCGAAAAGCCCCGGGGCGTGTATGTGCTGTGTCAGGGGCGAGTGAAGCTGACCATCGGATCCGGCGACCGGGTGCTGGTCGCCGCCATGTGCCTGCCCGGGCAGATCCTCGGGCTTCCTTCCTGCATCTCGAACCATCCCTATGCGTTCACCGCGGAAGTGATGGAGCCGTGCCAGGTGAACTTCGCCCGCCGTGAAGACTTCATGCGCTTCCTGGAACACCAGCCGGAGGCGAGTGCCCGCGCCGCGCAACGGGTGGGTGAGAACCTCCACGACGTGCTGAACCTGATCCACACCATCGGATTGGCGCACTCGGCCACCGAGCGCCTGGCCCGGTTCTTTCTGCTCCTGTCCAGCCATGGCGACACCCAGGACCGGAGGATGCGGCTGCGCCTGGCCTTCACCCAGCGGGAGCTGGCCCAGACCATCGGAGCGACCCGCGAGACCGCCTGCCGGGTGCTGAACATCTTCAAGAGGATGAAGGTCGTGACCCTGGAGGGCTCCACCGTCGTGATCCGGGACCGGGCTGCGCTCCGTGAATTAGCGCGCGTCGACACCATCCAGGGCTGAGCCCTCGTTGAGCCACTCCCCGCCGCTGCGGTATGCTCTCCAGTTTTGCGGAGGTCCGGCTCGAGGGCGATTTGCTCTAAGGAGGCACACGTGCGTCACCTTCGTTCGTCTTTTTGTATCTT
The window above is part of the Terriglobales bacterium genome. Proteins encoded here:
- a CDS encoding ABC transporter permease, whose product is MIFHTIIREALLALRRNWIRSLLTILGIAVGVGAFVCVVAIGNAGTSRIEDQLRQLGDNFIWIEAGSRARSGVRVGSRGIKTLIMNDAKAILEQVPAIKKVTPNVDGRVQVIYAGLNWGTMYRGVTPEFTEIRQWNVRRGAFFTTADVESAAPVCVLGQTVVDNLFPNEDPLDQTIRVKDLPCKVVGVFEAKGMAATGGDQDDFVVLPYTTVQKRITGTFWLDDIFCSATSREAMPEATREIIALMRERHHIPPGGDDDFNIRSPEDVIQAQLATSRVLTLLMASIASLSLLVGGIGIMNIMLVSVTQRTREIGVRLALGATEWDVQLQFLSEALVLSALGAFFGLLAGLGSSVLVQRVFQFPTKLTPQILLIGSLFSAVIGLLFGFYPARKASRLDPVEALRYE
- a CDS encoding Crp/Fnr family transcriptional regulator; translation: MQTSQLQMVDQCRTCRLRGSGFFCDLSPACVAAFEAIKITIPYYAGALLFAQGEKPRGVYVLCQGRVKLTIGSGDRVLVAAMCLPGQILGLPSCISNHPYAFTAEVMEPCQVNFARREDFMRFLEHQPEASARAAQRVGENLHDVLNLIHTIGLAHSATERLARFFLLLSSHGDTQDRRMRLRLAFTQRELAQTIGATRETACRVLNIFKRMKVVTLEGSTVVIRDRAALRELARVDTIQG